A single genomic interval of Eurosta solidaginis isolate ZX-2024a chromosome 3, ASM4086904v1, whole genome shotgun sequence harbors:
- the Cdk5 gene encoding cyclin-dependent kinase 5 homolog gives MQKYEKLEKIGEGTYGTVFKGRNRETMEIVALKRVRLDEDDEGVPSSALREICLLKELKHKNIVRLYDVLHSDKKLTLVFEHCDQDLKKYFDSLNGEIDMAVCRSFMLQLLRGLAFCHSHNVLHRDLKPQNLLINKNGELKLADFGLARAFGIPVKCYSAEVVTLWYRPPDVLFGAKLYTTSIDMWSAGCIFAELADAGRPLFPGSDVLDQLMKIFRVLGTPNEESWPGVTHLADYVALPSFPPITSWSQIVPRLNSKGRDLLQKLLVCRPNQRISAEQAMQHPYFTESSSNH, from the exons atgcaaaaatatgaaaaattggaGAAAATTGGCGAGGGTACTTATGGTACTGTATTTAAGGGACGTAATCGTGAGACAATGGAAATTGTGGCATTAAAACGGGTGCGCTTAGACGAAGACGATGAGGGAGTACCCAGTTCAGCACTTAGAGAAATATGCCTCTTGAAG GAACTCAAGCATAAAAACATTGTGCGGCTCTATGATGTATTGCATTCGGACAAAAAACTTACGCTTGTTTTTGAACATTGCGATCAGGACCTGAAAAAATACTTTGATAGTTTGAATGGAGAAATCGATATGGCCGTATGTCGCAGCTTCATGTTACAACTATTACGCGGACTTGCCTTCTGTCACAGTCACAATGTACTCCATAGGGACTTGAAACCACAAAATTTATTGATAAACAAAAATGGAGAGCTTAAGTTAGCTGATTTTg gaCTTGCTCGTGCTTTTGGCATTCCAGTAAAGTGTTACTCCGCTGAAGTGGTCACATTGTGGTATAGACCGCCAGATGTCCTTTTCGGTGCAAAATTATATACAACTAGTATTGATATGTGGTCAGCTGGTTGCATATTCGCTGAACTTGCCGATGCTGGGCGTCCACTCTTCCCTGGCTCAGATGTTTTAGATCAACTTATGAAAATCTTCCGTGTACTTGGTACTCCAAACGAAGAATCTTGGCCAGGTGTAACTCATTTGGCTGACTATGTAGCGCTTCCAT CCTTTCCGCCTATCACGTCATGGAGCCAAATTGTGCCCCGTCTAAATTCTAAGGGTCGCGACTTGCTACAAAAGTTATTGGTTTGCAGGCCAAATCAACGCATTAGCGCGGAACAGGCAATGCAACATCCTTACTTCACTGAAAGCTCATCCAATCATTGA
- the Caf1-105 gene encoding chromatin assembly factor 1 subunit B: MKCKIPEISWHNRDPVLSVDIQPKPNVCGEQISNGKHRLASGGTDAHVLIWYMNYTEDGNDIELDLAADLTRHQRAVNAVKWSPNGELLASGDDESVVFIWKQKGDQEPLNILDSTNEQDKEVWIVLKVLRGHMEDIYDLSWAPNSQFLVSGSVDNTAIIWDVQKGKSMGMLRDHKSFVQGVAWDPKNQYIASLSSDRYLRIFDIQTKKVLHRINKSSLPVGEGHQLHGHRLRLFHDDTLQTFFRRLCFTPDGKLLLTPAGVAESEDVAQSLHTTYIFSRHAFRQPAIVLPCPGQYTVAVRCCPLLYRLRPHKPDVNPPVVPLPYRMIFAVATRSSVYFYDTQQRQPFAVISNIHYTRLTDVTWSSDGRIVVVSSTDGFCSLITFEAGELGEEYEKAAEVLNATDNTAVGKKVKKQKENDGGLGGKDRKASTDEPKDIGATKRDSLAEIPEEQKTNDEPMEVDAELVKKEQKTNSDNEKNKETSSPSKQTNANTNGMPDDRPKNSSANPAEAALTITKTLGTAIIIDKEILSSDERFESPEKKCRPVTPIMVRRTPRSTALPSNTIHTSNTPPPASGDTPKSTTIMNTPTQLVKTPGSAAANFSAKRQLKGATPIAVRRAPRAIITTSSTTTPPVLANITNCVADEIALDAWPTPMEVEDEVSAEHSKAVQGKRDELKEPQQQTAVQTKETSKSIENNDTALECTEDIRLVYEDSVDTLITTAANPVTVLSSEKPVFTVTPSKNEDAINTLTPKTPLTNQKTPRRVALKTISTPKSKKKLLD; this comes from the exons ATGAAGTGTAAAATACCTGAAATATCATGGCATAATCGTGATCCAGTACTAAGTGTTGATATACAACCGAAACCAAATGTATGTGGTGAGCAGATATCCAATGGCAAACATCGACTTGCCTCTGGTGGAACAGATGCTCATGTACTTATTTGGTATATGAATTACACAGAGGATGGTAACGATATTGAATTAGATTTGGCGGCGGATTTAACCAGACACCAACGCGCTGTGAATGCAGTTAAGTGGTCACCAAATGGTGAATTGCTAGCATCAGGCGATGATGAGAGTGTTGTATTTATATGGAAACAAAAAGGTGATCAAGAACCACTGAATATATTAGACAGCACCAATGAACAGGACAAAGAGGTGTGGATTGTATTGAAAGTTTTGCGTGGTCATATGGAAGATATTTATGATCTGAGCTGGGCTCCAAATTCACAGTTTCTTGTAAGCGGTTCGGTGGATAACACAGCAATTATTTGGGATGTGCAAAAAGGAAAATCTATGGGAATGTTGCGTGATCATAAATCATTTgttcaaggtgttgcatgggatCCGAAAAATCAATACATTGCTTCACTTAGCTCAGATAG aTATTTGCGAATTTTTGATATCCAAACAAAAAAGGTGCTCCATCGTATCAATAAATCATCACTGCCGGTCGGTGAGGGTCATCAGTTGCACGGCCATCGATTGCGATTATTTCACGACGATACACTGCAAACATTTTTTCGTCGCCTTTGCTTTACGCCTGACGGTAAACTTTTATTGACCCCTGCTGGTGTAGCTGAATCTGAAGATGTCGCACAATCATTACATACCACTTACATTTTTAGCCGTCATGCATTCCGACAACCTGCTATTGTATTACCTTGTCCAGGTCAGTATACTGTTGCAGTGCGTTGTTGTCCATTACTCTATCGACTACGACCACATAAACCTGATGTAAATCCACCGGTTGTGCCACTTCCATATCGCATGATTTTCGCTGTGGCTACACGTAGTTCGGTTTATTTTTATGACACACAGCAGCGCCAACCCTTTGCTGTAATCTCAAATATTCATTATACGCGATTGACTGATGTGACTTGGTCAAGCGATGGCCGCATTGTTGTTGTATCGAGTACGGATGGATTTTGTTCGTTGATTACTTTTGAGGCGGGTGAACTGGGTGAGGAATATGAAAAAGCAGCTGAAGTTTTAAACGCGACTGATAACACCGCCGTCGGTAAAAAGGTgaagaaacaaaaagaaaatgatGGCGGACTAGGCGGCAAGGATCGAAAGGCATCTACCGATGAACCAAAGGATATAGGTGCAACGAAACGTGATTCATTAGCTGAAATTCCAGAAGAACAAAAAACTAACGACGAACCAATGGAAGTGGATGCTGAACTGGTAAAAAAAGAGCAGAAGACCAATTCagataatgaaaaaaataaagagaCAAGCTCACCATCGAAGCAAACAAATGCAAACACGAATGGCATGCCTGATGATAGACCTAAGAATTCATCCGCAAACCCAGCAGAGGCTGCTTTGACAATTACGAAAACACTTGGTACTGCAATTATTATCGACAAAGAAATACTTAGCTCAGATGAACGTTTCGAATCACCCGAAAAGAAATGTCGTCCAGTTACTCCAATAATGGTTAGACGTACACCGCGTAGTACTGCGCTCCCCAGTAATACTATTCACACATCTAATACACCACCCCCTGCAAGTGGAGATACTCCAAAATCTACAACAATTATGAATACACCTACACAATTGGTAAAAACACCTGGATCGGCAGCGGCTAATTTTAGTGCTAAGCGACAATTAAAAGGTGCTACACCCATAGCAGTTCGACGTGCTCCGCGAGCTATTATTACGACCAGCAGCACAACAACACCGCCGGTATTAGCTAACATTACCAATTGCGTTGCTGACGAAATAGCACTCGATGCATGGCCAACACCAATGGAGGTGGAAGATGAAGTAAGTGCAGAGCATTCGAAAGCAGTTCAAGGCAAAAGGGATGAACTAAAAGAACCACAACAGCAAACAGCAGTACAAACGAAAGAAACTTCAAAATCCATAGAAAACAATGATACTGCTCTGGAGTGCACGGAGGATATACGTTTGGTATATGAAGATTCAGTAGATACTTTAATAACAACAGCTGCTAATCCAGTTACAGTTTTGAGTTCGGAAAAGCCTGTGTTTACTGTTACGCCCTCAAAAAATGAGGATGCTATAAATACGCTAACACCAAAAACACCATTGACAAATCAGAAGACACCACGCAGAGTTGCCCTCAAAACGATATCAACTCCAAAGTCAAAGAAAAAGCTATTGGACTAG